A window of the Hordeum vulgare subsp. vulgare chromosome 5H, MorexV3_pseudomolecules_assembly, whole genome shotgun sequence genome harbors these coding sequences:
- the LOC123452970 gene encoding serpin-Z7 has protein sequence MHNVLPIHSLKSKQKVRRTTTTAMATTLTTDLRLSIAHQTRFGLRLASAISSDPESAATNVAFSPVSLHVALSLVAAGARGATRDQLVAVLGGGGAGEAEALQSLAEQVVQFVLADASINSGPRIAFANGVFVDASLSLKPSFQELAVCNYKSEVQSVDFKTKAPEAASQVNSWVKNVTAGLIEEILPAGSIDNTTRLVLGNALYFKGLWTKKFDESKTKYDDFHLLNGSTVQTPFMSSTNKQYLSSSDGLKVLKLPYQHGGDNRQFSMYILLPEAHDGLSRLAQKLSTEPDFLENRIPTKEVEVGQFMLPKFKTSFGFEANKLLETLGLQLPFSLEANLSEMVNSPKGLYISSVFHKTFVEVDEEGTKAAAATGDVIVERSLPIRMDFVANHPFLFLIREDIAGVVLFIGHVANPVVSS, from the exons ATGCACAATGTACTTCCCATTCATTCTCTCAAATCTAAGCAAAAAGTCAGACGAACCACAACCACCGCCATGGCAACCACCCTCACCACCGACCTCCGCCTCTCCATCGCGCACCAAACCCGATTCGGCCTCCGCCTCGCCTCCGCCATCTCCTCCGACCCCGAGTCTGCTGCCACCAACGTTGCTTTCTCCCCGGTCTCGCTCCACGTCGCGCTCAGCCTCGTTGCTGCCGGCGCAAGGGGTGCCACCCGCGACCAGCTCGTAGCTGTACTCGGGGGCGGTGGTGCAGGAGAGGCCGAGGCACTCCAATCACTTGCCGAGCAGGTGGTGCAGTTCGTGCTCGCCGACGCGTCCATCAACTCCGGCCCGCGCATCGCCTTCGCCAACGGTGTTTTCGTCGACGCGTCGCTCTCGCTCAAGCCATCCTTCCAGGAGCTCGCCGTGTGCAACTACAAATCTGAGGTCCAGTCCGTGGACTTCAAGACTAAG GCTCCTGAAGCTGCTAGTCAAGTGAATTCCTGGGTAAAGAATGTCACCGCAGGTCTCATCGAAGAGATTCTCCCCGCGGGGTCTATTGACAATACAACTAGACTAGTTCTTGGTAATGCACTTTACTTCAAAGGACTTTGGACcaagaagtttgatgaatctaagacAAAGTATGACGATTTCCACCTTCTTAATGGGAGCACTGTTCAAACACCATTCATGTCTAGTACAAATAAGCAGTACCTTTCATCTTCGGATGGCTTGAAGGTACTTAAGCTTCCATACCAACATGGTGGGGACAACAGGCAGTTCTCCATGTACATTCTTCTTCCTGAAGCACATGACGGTCTCTCAAGATTGGCACAAAAGTTGAGCACTGAACCAGATTTTTTGGAGAACCGTATCCCAACGAAGGAGGTTGAAGTCGGACAGTTCATGCTCCCAAAGTTCAAGACATCTTTTGGATTTGAAGCAAACAAATTACTCGAAACTTTGGGTCTTCAGCTGCCATTCAGTTTGGAGGCCAATCTTTCGGAGATGGTGAATTCTCCCAAGGGCCTATACATCTCATCTGTTTTCCACAAAACGTTTGTTGAAGTAGACGAAGAAGGAACTAAGGCAGCAGCAGCAACCGGCGATGTGATTGTAGAACGGTCACTACCCATAAGGATGGATTTCGTTGctaatcaccctttcctcttccttATTCGAGAAGACATCGCCGGTGTAGTGCTCTTCATTGGTCATGTTGCCAATCCTGTCGTGTCTTCATAG